One segment of Desulfobaccales bacterium DNA contains the following:
- a CDS encoding ferritin family protein encodes MLSQIPIDLSKVSPAERNKEILRAAIIAELDAINLYEQLAALTDDPHIRAVLLDVAKEEKTHVGEFQAMLLKWDQEQVEELAHGQEEVEEITGGK; translated from the coding sequence ATGCTCTCCCAGATTCCCATCGATCTCTCCAAGGTCAGCCCCGCCGAGCGCAACAAGGAGATCCTCCGGGCCGCCATCATCGCGGAGCTGGATGCCATCAACCTGTATGAGCAGTTGGCGGCGCTCACCGATGACCCGCATATCCGGGCGGTGCTCCTGGATGTGGCCAAGGAAGAGAAGACCCACGTGGGCGAATTCCAGGCCATGCTCCTCAAGTGGGACCAGGAGCAGGTGGAGGAGCTGGCCCACGGCCAGGAGGAAGTGGAGGAGATCACCGGCGGCAAGTAA
- a CDS encoding zf-HC2 domain-containing protein codes for MPIECSHIRERLSAYLDGETPAAETESVERHLQVCPECRRELAALQRLTAALADLTVPVPPLAVPRLKARRAAWWQALSLAASLVLGLATGSGLTGLLYPAPANGGHMEVAALEEVMGLEAGGSLGTLELVAPDEEDSTS; via the coding sequence ATGCCCATAGAATGCAGCCACATCCGGGAGCGGCTCTCCGCCTATCTGGACGGGGAGACCCCGGCCGCAGAAACGGAATCGGTGGAGCGCCATCTCCAGGTCTGCCCGGAGTGCCGGCGGGAGCTGGCGGCCCTCCAGCGGCTCACTGCCGCCTTGGCGGATCTGACGGTGCCGGTGCCGCCCCTGGCGGTGCCGCGCCTCAAGGCCCGGCGGGCCGCCTGGTGGCAGGCCCTCTCCCTTGCCGCCTCCCTTGTCCTCGGGCTGGCCACGGGAAGCGGGCTTACCGGCCTCTTGTATCCCGCTCCGGCCAACGGCGGGCACATGGAAGTGGCGGCTTTGGAGGAAGTGATGGGACTGGAGGCGGGCGGCTCTTTAGGGACTCTGGAACTGGTGGCCCCGGATGAGGAGGACAGCACCTCATGA
- a CDS encoding periplasmic heavy metal sensor produces the protein MKRDWLLCLLGFSLALNLGTIGALVYLRHQARAPKPPVAEPPPPFREMAERLNLSPSQRELFQRFFREQRRQMLERRRELLAKRRELVTLMQAEPLPEWPALQAKVREISEVQSRLEEELAQHLLELQRHLEPHQRAAMAAFLEQRLSRFPPGPGRMWGPHRGPGPPGGLECPPGSPPRQP, from the coding sequence ATGAAGCGGGACTGGCTCCTCTGCCTGCTGGGCTTCAGCCTGGCCCTGAACCTGGGCACCATCGGGGCCCTCGTGTATCTGCGTCACCAGGCCCGGGCCCCCAAACCCCCCGTGGCGGAACCGCCTCCCCCTTTCCGGGAGATGGCGGAGCGTCTGAACCTCAGCCCGAGCCAACGGGAGCTCTTTCAGAGATTTTTCCGGGAGCAGCGCCGGCAGATGCTGGAGAGGCGGCGGGAATTGCTGGCGAAACGGCGGGAACTGGTCACCCTGATGCAGGCCGAGCCTTTGCCGGAGTGGCCCGCCCTCCAGGCCAAGGTCCGGGAAATCAGCGAGGTGCAGAGCCGGCTGGAAGAGGAGCTGGCGCAGCACCTGCTGGAGCTGCAGCGCCACCTAGAGCCGCACCAGCGGGCCGCCATGGCCGCCTTTCTGGAGCAGCGCCTTTCCCGCTTCCCCCCCGGACCGGGGCGAATGTGGGGACCCCATCGGGGGCCCGGCCCGCCTGGCGGGCTTGAATGTCCCCCCGGGTCACCGCCCCGCCAGCCGTGA
- a CDS encoding peptidylprolyl isomerase — MTTVKKGQYVQVHYTGTLDDGTLFDSSEGRPPLEFQTGRNQVIPGFEEAVMSMALNDERSVTIPAEQAYGEIREDLVRDFPIGMLGGETVEVGQPLWFRSPNGPIQGKVTALDAEKFTVDFNHPLAGQTLHFKLKLVGITDEPTQQAMGCSCSSGSCDTC; from the coding sequence ATGACCACTGTGAAGAAAGGACAGTATGTCCAGGTGCATTACACCGGCACCCTGGATGACGGCACCCTGTTCGACAGCTCCGAAGGCCGTCCGCCTTTGGAGTTCCAGACCGGCCGCAATCAGGTCATCCCCGGCTTCGAGGAAGCGGTGATGAGCATGGCCCTCAACGACGAGCGCAGCGTCACCATCCCGGCGGAACAGGCCTACGGCGAGATCCGGGAGGATTTGGTGCGGGACTTCCCCATCGGCATGCTGGGCGGGGAGACCGTGGAAGTGGGCCAGCCCCTGTGGTTTAGGAGCCCCAACGGCCCCATCCAGGGGAAGGTCACGGCCCTGGACGCGGAAAAGTTCACCGTGGACTTCAATCACCCCCTGGCCGGCCAGACCCTGCACTTCAAGCTGAAGCTGGTGGGCATCACCGATGAGCCCACCCAGCAGGCCATGGGGTGTTCCTGCAGCAGCGGCAGCTGCGACACCTGCTAA